From the genome of Scytonema hofmannii PCC 7110, one region includes:
- a CDS encoding AAA-like domain-containing protein — protein sequence MISKLAFSWEQAKQVAEQTVFNHLEEYLKDVEMNVLQGSWQGLTYEKMAEQYHLSVNYLRGDVGPQLWQKLSEAFGEEVTKSNFKRALERAWERQQSQPSTINTRLPISTLSAEPPFPGGSVPLSSPFYVERDGIESVCYETVVKPGSLIRIKAPNLMGKTSLMTRVLAYAESQNCQTVYLDLSSVERAILTNLDKFLRWLCLMVGRKLKLENRLKDYWDTEILGSNDNCTVYFEEYLLPEIDCPLVLGLDEVDRIFPYNEVIEDFFGMLRNWHEKGKISEQWKQLRLVMAHSTEVYIPLDMNQSPFNAGVPVALLEFDRKQVKDLAHLYGLDWNDIQVEELMKVVGGHPYLVCLAMYEVSSGKTTLQQLLQNAATEAGIYSNHLRKYLEMLQRGSEEVQALKAALKKVVTSLEPVELDSLQIYKLHSMGLVQRQDNQVMPSCHLYREYFHRVL from the coding sequence ATGATCTCAAAATTAGCCTTTTCTTGGGAACAAGCCAAACAGGTTGCCGAGCAAACAGTTTTCAATCATCTTGAAGAATACCTTAAAGATGTTGAAATGAACGTGCTTCAAGGTTCGTGGCAGGGTCTGACCTACGAAAAGATGGCAGAGCAGTACCACCTTTCTGTAAATTACCTTCGGGGAGATGTTGGGCCTCAGTTATGGCAGAAGCTGTCAGAGGCTTTCGGAGAAGAGGTTACAAAGAGTAACTTTAAAAGAGCTTTGGAAAGGGCATGGGAAAGGCAACAATCTCAGCCTTCTACTATTAATACAAGGTTACCAATATCAACCCTTAGTGCAGAACCACCTTTTCCTGGGGGATCGGTTCCTCTGAGTTCTCCTTTTTACGTAGAGCGAGATGGCATTGAGTCTGTTTGTTACGAGACAGTTGTCAAACCTGGTTCGTTGATTCGGATTAAAGCACCGAACCTGATGGGCAAAACCTCATTAATGACTAGGGTTCTAGCTTATGCTGAATCTCAAAATTGCCAAACGGTATATTTGGATTTAAGCTCTGTAGAGCGGGCAATTTTAACGAATTTGGATAAGTTTTTGCGCTGGCTGTGTTTGATGGTTGGTCGCAAGTTAAAGTTAGAAAATCGGTTAAAAGATTATTGGGATACAGAAATTCTCGGTAGCAACGATAACTGCACGGTGTACTTTGAGGAGTATTTATTGCCGGAAATAGACTGTCCTTTAGTCTTGGGATTGGATGAAGTGGATCGGATTTTTCCTTATAACGAAGTCATTGAGGACTTTTTTGGAATGCTGCGAAACTGGCACGAAAAGGGGAAAATTTCCGAGCAATGGAAACAACTACGTCTGGTAATGGCACATTCTACCGAAGTTTATATTCCCTTAGATATGAATCAATCCCCCTTTAACGCAGGAGTGCCCGTGGCGTTGCTGGAATTTGACCGCAAGCAGGTGAAAGATTTGGCTCACCTTTATGGATTGGATTGGAACGATATTCAGGTAGAAGAATTAATGAAGGTTGTAGGGGGGCATCCTTATCTGGTATGCTTAGCCATGTATGAAGTCTCCTCTGGAAAGACAACCCTTCAGCAGCTATTACAAAATGCTGCCACAGAAGCAGGAATTTACAGCAACCATTTGCGGAAGTACTTGGAGATGCTGCAACGAGGCTCGGAAGAGGTTCAAGCTTTAAAAGCAGCTTTAAAAAAGGTGGTCACCTCACTTGAGCCAGTGGAATTAGATTCATTGCAAATTTATAAGTTACACAGTATGGGATTAGTGCAGCGACAGGACAATCAGGTGATGCCCAGTTGCCATTTGTACCGCGAGTATTTCCACAGAGTGTTATAA
- a CDS encoding AMP-binding protein has protein sequence MTDSLNDFKFSTFVDLLRYRAVHQSHKLAFTFLQDGETESSRLTYQELDRQARAIAAYLQSLGATGSRALLLYPSGLEFIAAFFGCLYAGVVAVPAYPPRRNQNMSRLQAIVANAQASIALTTTSLLGNIEVHFAQNSELAQLNWLATERIANNQAKAWQEPEITCGSLAFLQYTSGSTGTPKGVMVSHGNLLHNQQVIQTGFQHTDKTIGVSWLPLYHDMGLIGNILQPLYLGIHCILMSPVAFLQRPIRWLEAISRYRGTTSGGPNFAYDLCSRKITPEQLSSLDLSSWDVAFNGAEPVHSDTIERFSEVFAPCGFRSSAFYPCYGMAETTLIVSGGLKVAPPVFETIQRDALEQKRVVSTYKENYEARTLVGCGQTLLEQQIIIAHPETLTCCLPNEVGEIWVSGPSVAQGYWDLPEETQRTFQAYLADTGTGPFLRTGDLGFLKDGELFVTGRLKDLIIIRGRNHYPQDIELTVERSHPALRQGYGAAFSVDVHGEERLAIAFEVERNYLRNLDVNEVVTAIRKAVTQQHEIQVYAILLLKTGSVPKTSSGKIQRHACRSGFLAVSLDVVADWIENPQSEVDLQGLQAEVKSLWQQMQAPEQQTESNENNFRERSHLPNLVSTEETIQRWLVTQMAKQLKIHSDEIDIQEPFVRYGLDSAVALGLCGDLAQWLGCNLEPTIFWDYPSIEALAQHIVKNSSLSPSTEFVSR, from the coding sequence ATGACCGACTCTTTAAATGATTTTAAATTTTCCACGTTCGTAGACCTGTTGCGCTACAGAGCAGTACACCAGTCACACAAACTAGCTTTTACTTTTCTACAGGATGGAGAAACAGAAAGCTCAAGGTTGACTTATCAAGAATTGGATCGGCAGGCGCGTGCCATCGCCGCCTATCTGCAGTCCCTTGGAGCTACTGGCTCCCGAGCGCTGCTGCTGTATCCATCTGGTCTGGAATTCATTGCCGCCTTTTTCGGGTGTTTGTATGCGGGAGTTGTAGCGGTTCCCGCTTATCCACCCCGTCGTAACCAGAATATGTCCAGGTTGCAGGCGATTGTGGCAAATGCACAGGCGTCGATAGCGCTCACCACCACATCGCTGTTGGGCAACATAGAGGTTCACTTTGCCCAAAATTCCGAATTGGCACAGTTGAACTGGCTAGCCACGGAGCGGATTGCCAACAACCAAGCAAAAGCATGGCAAGAACCGGAAATCACTTGCGGCTCCCTGGCTTTTCTTCAGTACACGTCAGGCTCTACGGGTACACCGAAGGGAGTGATGGTAAGTCACGGGAATCTGCTGCACAATCAGCAAGTGATCCAGACTGGCTTTCAGCATACAGACAAAACCATCGGTGTTAGCTGGTTGCCTCTATATCATGACATGGGTTTAATTGGTAATATACTGCAACCGTTGTACTTGGGTATTCACTGTATTCTCATGTCTCCGGTTGCTTTTCTGCAACGCCCTATCCGCTGGCTTGAGGCTATTTCCCGTTATAGGGGGACTACTAGTGGCGGACCTAATTTTGCCTACGATTTGTGTAGCCGCAAGATTACTCCAGAACAACTGTCCAGTCTTGATCTCAGTAGTTGGGATGTGGCTTTTAATGGAGCTGAGCCTGTGCATAGCGACACAATTGAAAGATTTTCAGAAGTGTTTGCGCCCTGTGGCTTTCGCTCCAGTGCCTTCTACCCCTGCTACGGGATGGCCGAAACGACTTTGATCGTTTCTGGTGGTCTCAAGGTAGCCCCACCAGTGTTTGAAACTATCCAGAGAGATGCCCTTGAACAAAAACGGGTGGTTTCAACTTATAAAGAGAATTATGAAGCCCGAACCCTAGTTGGGTGTGGTCAAACCTTACTGGAGCAACAGATTATTATTGCCCATCCTGAGACTTTGACCTGTTGTTTGCCTAATGAAGTGGGTGAGATTTGGGTATCAGGTCCCAGCGTGGCTCAGGGGTATTGGGACCTTCCTGAAGAAACGCAACGTACCTTCCAAGCCTACTTAGCAGACACGGGAACAGGACCATTTCTGCGCACGGGAGATTTGGGGTTCTTAAAGGATGGTGAGTTGTTCGTCACCGGTCGGCTCAAAGACTTAATCATAATCCGAGGTCGTAACCACTATCCCCAGGATATTGAACTGACAGTAGAACGGAGCCATCCGGCATTACGACAGGGTTACGGGGCGGCGTTTTCAGTCGATGTGCATGGAGAAGAGCGACTGGCCATTGCTTTTGAGGTAGAGCGTAATTATCTACGGAATCTGGATGTCAATGAAGTGGTCACGGCGATCCGCAAAGCAGTGACGCAACAGCATGAAATTCAAGTTTATGCGATATTGCTACTCAAGACGGGGAGCGTCCCAAAAACTTCTAGTGGCAAGATTCAGCGCCATGCTTGCCGGAGTGGATTTCTAGCTGTTAGCCTGGATGTGGTGGCGGATTGGATCGAGAATCCTCAAAGCGAAGTAGATCTCCAGGGTCTACAGGCGGAAGTAAAATCCCTGTGGCAGCAGATGCAAGCTCCCGAACAACAAACTGAATCAAATGAAAACAATTTTAGAGAGCGATCGCATTTGCCAAACTTGGTTTCAACTGAAGAAACCATTCAGCGCTGGTTGGTTACTCAAATGGCCAAGCAGCTAAAAATCCACTCTGATGAGATAGATATTCAAGAACCCTTTGTTCGCTATGGTTTGGATTCGGCGGTGGCACTCGGACTCTGCGGTGATTTGGCACAGTGGCTTGGATGTAATTTAGAACCCACTATCTTCTGGGATTACCCTAGCATAGAGGCTCTTGCCCA